The Streptomyces sp. NBC_00459 DNA segment ATCTGGACGTCTACAAGAACTTCCTGATGGCGGGCATCTTCGCGCAGACCGTCACGTTCGCCACCGCCAGTTCCGGCGCCGGCATCGCCGACGACATGCACAAGGGCCTCATCGACCGCTTCCGCTCACTGCCCATGGCGCGGGGTGCCGTGCTGACCGGGCGTACCGTCGCGGATCTGGTGCAGACGGCCTTGACGCTGCTCGTCCTCGCGGTCGTCGCGCTGCTCGTGGGTTGGCGCCCCGGCTCCGTGGACCCGACCAACTTCGGGAAGATATTGGGCGGCTTCGGCCTGCTCCTTCTTCTGGGGTACGCCTTCACGTGGATCGGCGCGCTGATCGGCCTGTCGGTGCGCACCCCGGAGGCGGCCACCTCCGGCGGACTGATCTGGCTCTTCCCGGTGACCTTCATCTCGAACGCGTTCGTGGACTCCAGCAAGATGACGCCCTGGCTGCGCCACATCGCCGAGTGGAACCCGTTCAGCGCGACCGTGCAGGCGAGCCGCCAACTCTTCGGCGACCCCGGCCTGTCCCCGTCCGATGCCTGGCCCATGCAGCATCCGGTGTGGGCGTCACTGCTCTACTCGATCCTGATCATCGTTGTCTTCCGTACGCTCGCGGTCCGTAAGTACCGCAGGGCGACCGGGTGACAGCGGCGTCTCCCCGGGGAATGACGACGCCCCCGGCGCCAGGAGGGCGCCGGGGGCTCGTAAAGGGCGAGGCAGTGAATTCCGAAAGGTCGGATCCGAGAGGTCAGCTCTGGTAGGGCACGGCCTTCAGGATCTTCACGGATGCGAGCTTGCCGTTGGGCAGCTCGTACTGGGCGTCCGCGCCGACCTTCTTGCCGCTCACCCCGCGGCCGAGCGGCGACTGGGGCGAGTAGGTCTCGATGTCGGAGCTGGCGTACTCGCGCGAGGCGAGCAGGAAGGTCAGCGTGTCGTCCTCGTCGCCGTCGAAGGCGATCGTCACGACCATGCCGGGCGCGACCGCGCCGTTCGCAGCCGGGGCCTCGCCGACCTTCGCGTTCTCCAGGAGCTGGGTCAGCTGGCGCACACGGAGCTCCTGCTTGCCCTGCTCCTCCTTGGCGGCGTGGTAACCGCCGTTCTCGCGCAGGTCGCCCTCCTCGCGTGCAGCGGCGATCTTGGCGGAGATCTCCGTGCGCGCAGGACCAGTAAGGTGCTCAAGCTCGTCCTTGAGCTTGTTGTACGCCTCCTGGGTCAGCCAGGTGACGTTCTCGCTGGTCTGGGTCACAGGTGCTCCTCGTAGGTACTGGGAATACAAAGCAACGCCCTACCAGAAGAATGTTCCTTCACGGATGGGCGAAACCACGAGCCTAACAATTCGGCGGCGGCAGGGGGAGGACATAAGCCATCAGAAAAACATCAACGCAGGTCAGCGCTTATGTGATGAGTGTGACCCCGGTTGATGACCCCAGTTGATGGCTCCGGCTGACGACTCCGGCGGGGCCTCAGTCGCTGTGACACCCGAGCAGCTCGGCCGTGGTGCCCTGGGACGTCGTACGGAGCGTGACGAGCCGGTCGATGCGGGTGGCGTCACCGTCGAAGCGGAAGTCGGCGCGGCCGACCTCGGCACCGTTCTCGGCCTGGGAGCGGACCGTGCAGTAGCCGTTCGTTCCGGAGTCCTTGCGGACCTCCAGGTGAACCTTGACCGAGTCCTCGTACGTCTTGAAGGTGATGATCTCGGCGCTGATCTTGTTGCCGACGACGTAGTGGTAGCCGAACCAGCCGACCACGACGAGCAGTACCGACCCGAGGACGGCGGCGACGATCTTGAGCTTGTGGTCGGCGCGCTCGTCCGTGGACCGGCCGTACCGTCCCTCGGGCGGTCGCGTGGTCGCCGTACTCATGATCGTCCTCTCCGCGAGGCCTTGGAAAGCCGGGCCCCGGAATTATTGGCCGCTCGGTTCGGTCACTATAGAAGCCGCTCATCGCACCCGCTCACACCGGATGCCGACTTACGAGGATTGAGTCTTGACTGACCAGCTGCGACTGATGGCCGTGCACGCGCACCCCGACGACGAGTCGAGCAAGGGTGCGGCCACCATGGCGAAGTACGTGTCCGAGGGGGTGGACGTGCTCGTCGTGACCTGCACGGGCGGGGAGCGCGGGTCCATCCTCAACCCGAAGCTGCAGGGCGACAAGTACATCGAGGAGCACATCCACGAGGTACGCAAGAAGGAGATGGACGAGGCCCGCGAGATCCTCGGCATCAAGCAGGAGTGGCTCGGTTTCGTCGACTCCGGCCTGCCCGAGGGCGACCCGCTGCCGCCGCTGCCCGAGGGCTGCTTCGCCCTGGAGGACGTGGACAAGGCGGCCGGCGAGCTGGTGAAGCAGATCCGCTCGTTCCGCCCGCAGGTGATCACGACGTACGACGAGAACGGCGGGTACCCGCACCCCGACCACATCATGACCCACACGATCTCGATGGTGGCCTTCGAGGGCGCAGCGGACACCGAGACCTACCCGGAGTCGGAGTACGGCCCGGCGTACCAGCCGCGGAAGCTCTACTACAACCAGGGCTTCAACCGGCCGCGTACCGAGGCGCTGCACAACGCGCTGATCGAGCGCGGCATGGAGTCGCCGTACGGGGACTGGCTGAAGCGGTGGTCGGAGTTCGAGCGCACCGAGCGCACGCTGACCACGCATGTTCCGTGCGCGGAGTTCTTCGAGATCCGTGACAAGGCGCTGCTCGCGCACGCCACGCAGATCGACCCCGACGGGGGCTGGTTCCGGGTGCCGCTGGACCTTCAGCGGGAGGTCTGGCCGACGGAGGAGTACGAGCTGGCGAAGTCGCTCGTGGACACTTCCCTCCCCGAGGACGACCTCTTTGCGGGCATCCGCGACAATGCCTGACATGAGCGCAAGCGCAAGCCTGGCAATGACGCATCTCCTTCCGTTCGCTGCGGAGGTCGACGAGGACAAGGTGACCCCCGGTGTCCTCGGCTTCATCGTGTTCGCGGTGATGGCTCTCGCCGTGTGGGCCCTGATGAAGTCCATGAACAAGCAGATGGGCAGGATCGAGTTCAAGGAGGCGCCGGACCCCCGGAAGACTCCCGACGCCGCCAGGGAACAGGCCGGGCAAACGGCCACGGGAGCGGCCAAGGGAACGGTCAAGGGCTCCGCGCAGGAGTGAGGCGCGGTCGCCGGGTGCCCGGCACCGGGTGACCACGCTTCCCCCTACCGTCGGCCGGCCGCCGCCACCGGCACCCCCATGACCTCCCGGGCGTGCCGGTTCGGGATCATGCCCAGACGCCACCCC contains these protein-coding regions:
- a CDS encoding ABC transporter permease; the encoded protein is MARRNLIRMTRIPEMILFGLIQPIMFVVLFTYVFGGSMQIGDSSDLDVYKNFLMAGIFAQTVTFATASSGAGIADDMHKGLIDRFRSLPMARGAVLTGRTVADLVQTALTLLVLAVVALLVGWRPGSVDPTNFGKILGGFGLLLLLGYAFTWIGALIGLSVRTPEAATSGGLIWLFPVTFISNAFVDSSKMTPWLRHIAEWNPFSATVQASRQLFGDPGLSPSDAWPMQHPVWASLLYSILIIVVFRTLAVRKYRRATG
- the mca gene encoding mycothiol conjugate amidase Mca, which codes for MAVHAHPDDESSKGAATMAKYVSEGVDVLVVTCTGGERGSILNPKLQGDKYIEEHIHEVRKKEMDEAREILGIKQEWLGFVDSGLPEGDPLPPLPEGCFALEDVDKAAGELVKQIRSFRPQVITTYDENGGYPHPDHIMTHTISMVAFEGAADTETYPESEYGPAYQPRKLYYNQGFNRPRTEALHNALIERGMESPYGDWLKRWSEFERTERTLTTHVPCAEFFEIRDKALLAHATQIDPDGGWFRVPLDLQREVWPTEEYELAKSLVDTSLPEDDLFAGIRDNA
- the greA gene encoding transcription elongation factor GreA is translated as MTQTSENVTWLTQEAYNKLKDELEHLTGPARTEISAKIAAAREEGDLRENGGYHAAKEEQGKQELRVRQLTQLLENAKVGEAPAANGAVAPGMVVTIAFDGDEDDTLTFLLASREYASSDIETYSPQSPLGRGVSGKKVGADAQYELPNGKLASVKILKAVPYQS
- a CDS encoding DUF4307 domain-containing protein, with product MSTATTRPPEGRYGRSTDERADHKLKIVAAVLGSVLLVVVGWFGYHYVVGNKISAEIITFKTYEDSVKVHLEVRKDSGTNGYCTVRSQAENGAEVGRADFRFDGDATRIDRLVTLRTTSQGTTAELLGCHSD